From Natrinema salaciae, the proteins below share one genomic window:
- a CDS encoding phosphoribosyltransferase, translated as MEGTRRFSDRTDAGERLATALRERAVDADVVLAVPRGGLPLGRAIADALDVPLDVVVAKKIGAPGNPEYAVGAVASDGSVWRNEGALDRTDSDEEYFQRKREEEAENARRKADRYRGGRPSPDLTGKTVVVVDDGIATGSTVRACLKRLRGTAAAEIVLAVPVGPPDTIAEVEAAADEVVCLATPRSFFGVGQFYDDFGQVSDEEAMTYVEQ; from the coding sequence ATGGAGGGAACTCGACGATTCAGCGATCGGACTGACGCGGGGGAACGGCTCGCAACGGCTCTCCGCGAACGAGCGGTCGACGCGGACGTCGTGCTCGCCGTCCCGCGGGGCGGTCTCCCGCTCGGGCGAGCGATCGCCGACGCGCTCGACGTACCGCTCGACGTGGTCGTCGCGAAGAAGATCGGCGCACCGGGCAACCCGGAGTACGCCGTCGGCGCCGTCGCGAGCGACGGGAGCGTCTGGCGGAACGAGGGGGCGCTGGACCGAACCGACAGCGACGAGGAGTACTTTCAGCGAAAGCGCGAGGAAGAGGCCGAGAACGCGCGCCGGAAAGCCGACCGATATCGAGGCGGCCGGCCGTCGCCCGATCTGACCGGCAAAACGGTCGTCGTCGTGGACGACGGCATCGCGACGGGATCGACCGTCAGAGCGTGTCTCAAACGGCTTCGGGGAACGGCGGCCGCAGAAATCGTCCTGGCAGTGCCGGTCGGACCGCCCGATACCATCGCCGAGGTAGAAGCGGCAGCCGACGAGGTCGTCTGCCTCGCGACGCCGCGCAGCTTCTTCGGTGTCGGACAGTTCTACGACGATTTCGGGCAGGTGTCCGACGAGGAGGCCATGACCTACGTGGAGCAGTGA
- a CDS encoding pyridoxamine 5'-phosphate oxidase family protein: protein MSVDELQEYGLEKMSDTEIRSFLSTQKTGVLGLPEADAPYLIPLTFGYDGETRLYFTFLLGSSSRKRTLSEAADAASFLVFKTDTMYNWESALLTGSITAVPETEWDSLEEVLSETWRPELFETATLSGEVNVYEFNIDEQTGIKHQGLPPALQTTDDSE, encoded by the coding sequence ATGTCAGTCGATGAATTGCAAGAGTACGGACTGGAGAAGATGAGCGACACCGAAATCCGAAGCTTCCTGTCGACGCAGAAAACGGGCGTTCTAGGTCTCCCCGAGGCGGACGCCCCCTATCTCATTCCGCTGACGTTCGGCTACGACGGCGAGACGCGGCTCTACTTCACGTTCCTCCTCGGCTCCAGCAGCCGGAAGCGAACGTTGAGCGAGGCGGCGGACGCCGCGAGCTTCCTCGTCTTCAAGACCGATACGATGTACAACTGGGAGAGCGCCCTCCTGACGGGGTCGATCACCGCGGTCCCCGAAACGGAGTGGGACTCGCTCGAGGAAGTCCTGAGCGAGACGTGGCGGCCCGAACTGTTCGAAACGGCGACCCTCTCCGGCGAGGTCAACGTCTACGAGTTCAACATCGACGAGCAGACGGGGATCAAACATCAGGGGCTCCCGCCCGCCCTCCAGACGACGGACGACTCGGAGTAA
- a CDS encoding universal stress protein — translation MDEPRDFDDILVPTDGSKAARNGAEQAIKFARRNDATLHVLYAMDMGDADYVAVPSDIAQTRGRLEKKGQKFVSEIDDLATDAGVDCVTTVRANTPVEAILEYVDDHDIDLVVMGKRGRSDPDKPLIGSITNRVVGSLDIPVFTA, via the coding sequence ATGGACGAACCACGCGACTTCGACGACATCCTCGTCCCGACCGACGGCAGCAAAGCCGCCCGCAACGGGGCCGAACAGGCGATCAAGTTCGCGCGGCGAAACGACGCGACCCTGCACGTCCTGTACGCGATGGACATGGGTGACGCCGACTACGTCGCGGTCCCGAGCGACATCGCACAAACGCGGGGCCGCCTCGAGAAGAAAGGGCAAAAGTTCGTCTCGGAGATCGACGACCTCGCCACGGACGCCGGTGTCGACTGCGTCACGACGGTCAGGGCGAACACGCCCGTCGAGGCCATCCTCGAGTACGTCGACGATCACGACATCGATCTCGTCGTGATGGGCAAACGCGGGCGTTCGGACCCCGACAAGCCGCTGATCGGCTCGATCACGAACCGGGTGGTCGGCTCGCTCGATATCCCCGTGTTCACCGCCTGA
- a CDS encoding SDR family oxidoreductase codes for MTNVVLVTGATGTVGRHVVAALTARDADVRTALRDPEPVSSEIADVGDTVAFDFTKPETWGRALTDVDGIFLVRPPVVDKSEVGSFVDAADRVGVSHIAYLSTLGAAKNVLVPHHWIEKRIMATDLEYTLLRASFFMQNLLEVHRPDLVEHDELFVPAGSGKTSFVDARDVGEAAAVVLTESGHVDRAYDLTGPEALDYGEVAAIFSDVLGRSITYPEPSLVAFANRMRRRGEAVGFIALMCGIYTTARLGLAARVTDDSQRLLGRRPRKMRTFVEDYADEFRGTSRRTGR; via the coding sequence ATGACGAACGTCGTACTGGTCACCGGAGCGACCGGAACTGTCGGGCGGCACGTAGTCGCCGCGCTTACAGCTCGCGACGCCGATGTCAGGACCGCGCTTCGTGACCCCGAACCTGTCTCGAGCGAGATTGCGGATGTCGGGGACACGGTCGCGTTCGATTTCACGAAGCCGGAAACCTGGGGTCGTGCGCTGACGGATGTCGATGGCATCTTTCTCGTCCGTCCCCCCGTCGTGGACAAATCGGAGGTTGGCTCGTTCGTCGACGCTGCGGATCGTGTCGGTGTCTCCCACATCGCCTACCTCTCGACGCTCGGCGCAGCGAAGAACGTTCTCGTTCCCCACCACTGGATCGAGAAGCGAATCATGGCGACGGATCTCGAGTACACGCTATTACGCGCGTCGTTTTTCATGCAGAATCTCCTCGAAGTTCACCGTCCGGACCTCGTCGAACACGACGAACTCTTCGTGCCGGCCGGGAGCGGAAAAACCAGTTTCGTGGACGCACGGGACGTCGGTGAAGCTGCAGCAGTCGTGCTGACCGAGTCCGGCCACGTGGATCGGGCCTACGATCTCACGGGACCCGAAGCGCTGGACTATGGGGAAGTCGCCGCAATCTTCAGCGATGTCCTCGGTCGGTCCATCACGTATCCGGAGCCGTCCCTGGTGGCGTTCGCAAACCGAATGCGCCGACGCGGAGAAGCAGTCGGGTTCATCGCACTCATGTGTGGCATCTATACCACTGCACGGCTCGGATTAGCTGCACGTGTTACCGACGACAGTCAGCGACTCCTCGGCCGACGCCCACGGAAGATGCGAACGTTCGTCGAAGACTACGCAGACGAATTCCGAGGTACCTCACGGCGAACAGGACGCTGA
- a CDS encoding MFS transporter — MGVQYWAPAIAVSLTTFIVVVNASLMNVAIPTMVDEFETTVTVIQGAVSFYSLVIAALILPAGTLPSRRSPRRIVAVALTVYAGGTLVAAISWNTTILYLGWSLVQGSAAAVLFPLTFTVLTVSYEDDDRATAFGLLAGVHGVGSTLGPIIGGALTTYASWRWGFSLQILGAGIILFFVQYVTPNPLSETRSSLDKGGTVLSIVGATSLVAGFLLSGKYGWVVERRPFVVDELQFNPFGTSPAIWFLGIGLLAFAAFVQYERRMERAGKSPLVPLHVLTNRPFVAGVITYNIRSIISAGFMFIFPVYLQAVLGYTAFETGLALLPYSIASILFATVTTSWRKYISPKTLVQVGIVCMGAGLLVLYEQTGPGQTISGMLIPVALYGAGVGLIVAQISNMTMSAVPTANSPEASGVLNVSSSIGFAMGTAVVGSYFLGQFYGGVVDRVLRAEHVTVSTEQRNDLVIALEDAAETATEATQQQFLNRLTPTHRQLLEGIFEAAMFDAQRATLLLLVLFVLLLLIASTFLPRQIPEADDGTDHPESPQSSTRETSKSAVED; from the coding sequence ATGGGGGTACAATACTGGGCCCCGGCAATCGCCGTGAGTCTGACGACGTTCATCGTGGTCGTCAATGCATCTCTGATGAACGTCGCGATCCCCACGATGGTGGACGAGTTTGAGACCACGGTCACCGTGATTCAAGGGGCGGTTTCATTCTACTCGCTGGTGATCGCTGCGCTGATTCTGCCAGCCGGCACGCTGCCGTCTCGGCGTAGTCCTCGTCGTATAGTGGCAGTCGCACTGACCGTCTACGCCGGCGGGACGCTGGTGGCGGCGATTAGTTGGAACACGACGATCCTCTATCTCGGCTGGTCACTTGTCCAGGGTTCCGCGGCCGCTGTGTTATTTCCCCTGACGTTCACTGTATTGACGGTCAGTTACGAAGACGACGACCGGGCGACGGCGTTCGGCCTGCTGGCTGGCGTACACGGGGTCGGATCGACTCTTGGACCGATCATCGGTGGCGCACTAACCACGTACGCAAGTTGGCGCTGGGGATTTTCGCTCCAAATCCTCGGTGCGGGGATTATCCTCTTCTTCGTACAGTACGTGACTCCGAACCCGCTGTCGGAAACGCGCAGTTCCCTAGATAAGGGTGGGACGGTCCTGTCCATCGTCGGTGCGACGTCGCTCGTCGCTGGATTCCTTCTCAGCGGGAAGTACGGGTGGGTAGTCGAACGGCGGCCGTTCGTCGTCGACGAGCTGCAGTTCAATCCGTTCGGGACGTCGCCAGCGATCTGGTTTCTCGGGATCGGACTGCTCGCGTTCGCCGCGTTCGTTCAGTACGAGCGCCGAATGGAACGCGCTGGGAAGTCACCGCTCGTTCCGCTGCACGTGCTGACGAACCGCCCTTTTGTAGCCGGTGTTATAACGTACAATATTCGCTCGATAATCTCGGCCGGCTTCATGTTTATCTTCCCGGTCTATCTCCAGGCGGTACTCGGATACACCGCCTTCGAAACCGGGCTCGCGTTGTTACCGTATTCCATCGCGTCGATCCTTTTTGCGACGGTTACGACCAGCTGGCGGAAGTACATCTCACCGAAGACGCTCGTTCAGGTCGGCATCGTGTGTATGGGCGCTGGACTGTTGGTATTGTACGAGCAGACGGGTCCCGGTCAGACGATCAGCGGGATGCTTATTCCGGTGGCGCTGTACGGAGCCGGTGTCGGACTCATAGTGGCACAGATCAGCAATATGACGATGTCGGCCGTCCCTACCGCGAACTCCCCTGAGGCATCCGGTGTTCTGAACGTAAGCAGTTCGATCGGATTCGCCATGGGGACTGCAGTCGTCGGCTCGTATTTTCTCGGACAGTTCTACGGTGGTGTCGTCGATAGAGTGCTCCGAGCGGAACACGTGACCGTTTCAACGGAGCAACGAAACGATCTGGTGATCGCGCTCGAAGATGCAGCAGAGACGGCGACCGAAGCCACGCAGCAACAGTTCCTGAACCGACTCACTCCGACGCATCGACAGTTGCTCGAGGGGATCTTCGAGGCTGCGATGTTCGACGCCCAACGGGCGACGCTGCTCCTCCTCGTACTGTTCGTGCTGCTCTTGCTTATCGCATCGACGTTCTTACCACGGCAGATACCGGAAGCCGACGACGGAACCGACCACCCCGAATCACCTCAGAGTTCAACACGTGAAACTTCTAAATCGGCCGTGGAGGACTAA